In one window of Arachis ipaensis cultivar K30076 chromosome B06, Araip1.1, whole genome shotgun sequence DNA:
- the LOC107645359 gene encoding sm-like protein LSM2 isoform X3 produces MLFFSYFKDLVGREVTVELKNDLAIRGTLHSVDQYLNIKLENTRVVDQDKYPHMLSVRNCFIRGSVVRYVQLPPEGVDVELLHDATRREARGG; encoded by the exons ATG TTGTTCTTCTCGTACTTCAAGGATTTGGTGGGAAGAGAAGTAACGGTGGAGCTCAAGAACGATTTGGCCATAAGGGGCACTCTTCACTCCGTTGACCAGTACCTCAACATCAAGCTCGAGAACACTCGCGTCGTTGACCAAGACAAGTACCCCCATATG CTTTCTGTGAGGAACTGCTTCATCAGAGGTTCAGTGGTCAGATACGTGCAATTACCTCCAGAAGGCGTGGACGTTGAACTATTGCACGATGCCACTAGGAGAGAAGCTCGGGGTGGTTAA
- the LOC107645359 gene encoding BTB/POZ and MATH domain-containing protein 2 isoform X4 yields MGKILRETGKPSSSTASPASSSAPATTSSTSVTETVRGSHHFKITGYSLSKGIGIGKYVASDTFSVGGYDWAIYFYPDGKSVEDNATYVSLFIALASDGTDVRALFELTLLDQSGKERHKVHSHFERTLESGPYTLKYRGSMWGYKRFFKRTALETSDYLKDDCLSVNCSVGVVRSHTEGPRIYSIGIPPSNIGEQFGQLLESGRGTDVSFEVNGEIFAAHKLVLAARSPVFRAQLFGPMKDQNTDCIKVEDMEAPVFKASLHYMYWDTLPDLHELTGLNTKWATTLMAQHLLAAADRYALERLRLMCEASLCEDVAINTVATTLALAKRVTKKKKTPHKRVCNIFPRLGLSAVMQTDGFDYLKESCPSVLTELLEYVARFTEHSDLMFKHRNDVLLDGSDINGRRLFFSYFKDLVGREVTVELKNDLAIRGTLHSVDQYLNIKLENTRVVDQDKYPHMLSVRNCFIRGSVVRYVQLPPEGVDVELLHDATRREARGG; encoded by the exons ATGGGTAAGATTCTCCGAGAAACCGGGAAACCGTCCTCCAGTACTGCTTCGCCGGCATCGTCTTCAGCTCCGGCAACGACGTCGTCTACGTCCGTGACCGAAACAGTTAGGGGGTCTCATCATTTCAAGATCACGGGGTATTCTCTTTCGAAGGGGATTGGGATTGGGAAGTACGTGGCCTCGGATACGTTCTCGGTTGGTGGGTACGATTGGGCGATCTACTTTTACCCTGATGGAAAGAGCGTTGAGGACAATGCCACCTACGTTTCTCTCTTCATCGCTCTCGCCAGCGACGGCACCGACGTTAGGGCGCTCTTTGAGCTGACCCTTTTGGATCAGAGCGGGAAGGAGAGGCACAAGGTCCATAGCCATTTCGAGAGGACGCTCGAAAGCGGGCCGTACACGTTGAAGTACCGGGGTAGCATGTG GGGTTACAAACGATTCTTTAAGAGAACGGCTCTAGAAACATCTGACTACCTTAAAGATGATTGCCTATCTGTGAATTGTAGTGTTGGTGTGGTGAGATCACACACAGAAGGCCCTAGAATCTATTCTATAGGAATTCCTCCATCTAACATTGGTGAGCAATTTGGTCAACTACTGGAAAGCGGAAGAGGAACTGATGTGAGTTTTGAAGTGAATGGAGAAATTTTTGCGGCCCATAAATTGGTACTAGCTGCACGATCACCCGTTTTCAGAGCCCAACTTTTTGGTCCTATGAAAGATCAGAATACTGATTGTATAAAAGTTGAAGATATGGAGGCTCCAGTCTTTAAG GCATCACTTCATTATATGTACTGGGACACACTACCTGATTTGCATGAGCTAACTGGACTGAACACAAAATGGGCAACTACCTTGATGGCTCAACATCTGCTAGCGGCAGCTGATCGGTATGCCTTAGAGAGGCTTAGGCTGATGTGTGAAGCAAGTCTCTGTGAAGATGTTGCAATAAACACTGTGGCTACGACTTTAGCTTTAGCAAAaagagtcaccaaaaaaaaaaaaacacctcaTAAAAGGGTTTGCAA TATTTTCCCCCGGTTGGGACTTTCAGCCGTGATGCAAACTGATGGGTTTGACTACTTGAAGGAAAGTTGCCCTTCTGTACTGACAGAGCTACTGGAGTATGTGGCTAGATTCACTGAGCATTCGGACTTGATGTTCAAGCACAGGAATGATGTACTCCTTGATGGCAGCGACATAAATGGGAGGCGG TTGTTCTTCTCGTACTTCAAGGATTTGGTGGGAAGAGAAGTAACGGTGGAGCTCAAGAACGATTTGGCCATAAGGGGCACTCTTCACTCCGTTGACCAGTACCTCAACATCAAGCTCGAGAACACTCGCGTCGTTGACCAAGACAAGTACCCCCATATG CTTTCTGTGAGGAACTGCTTCATCAGAGGTTCAGTGGTCAGATACGTGCAATTACCTCCAGAAGGCGTGGACGTTGAACTATTGCACGATGCCACTAGGAGAGAAGCTCGGGGTGGTTAA